Proteins encoded by one window of Haematobia irritans isolate KBUSLIRL chromosome 2, ASM5000362v1, whole genome shotgun sequence:
- the Pen gene encoding karyopherin subunit alpha, with product MSKAEPGRQSAYKSNSINTNESRLRRHEVTVELRKSKKEDQMFKRRNINEDDITSPLKEANGQSPVQMTVDEIVAAMQSNDPERQFNGMQAARKMLSRERNPPIDLMIGHGIVPICIRFLQNFDNPLLQFEAAWALTNIASGTSDQTRCVIENNGVPHFIALLQSENINLAEQAVWALGNIAGDGAAARDIVIQNKCIDGVLSMIDLRKDIPISFLRNNVWLMSNLCRNKNPSPPFEEIKRLLPVLSQLLCGTDIQVLADACWALSYVTDDENNKIQAVVDTGAVPRLVALLGTDEPAIIVPALRSVGNIVTGTDQQTDAVIAAGGLPKLGLLLQHSKNNIVKEAAWTISNITAGNQKQIQAVIDADIFAQIRKVLEKGDFKSQKEAAWAVTNTTTSGTPEQIIDLIEKYQILKPFCDLLDAKDPRTIKVVLTGLSNLFALAEKLGGTENLCLMVEEMGGLDKLEHLQQHENEEVYKKAYAIIDAYFSNGDGAEAELAPQEVNGALEFNAAQSKAPEGGFTF from the exons ATGAGTAAAGCTGAGCCTGGCAGACAGAGTGCTTACAAAAGCAATTCCATTAATACAAAT GAATCTCGTTTACGACGCCATGAGGTTACGGTTGAATTGCGTAAATCGAAAAAAGAGGATCAAATGTTTAAGCGCCGTAACATCAACGAAGATGATATTACCTCACCCCTTAAGGAAGCCAATGGTCAATCACCAGTACAAATGACCGTGGATGAGATTGTTGCGGCTATGCAAAGCAACGATCCCGAGAGACAATTTAATGGCATGCAGGCAGCCCGTAAAATGTTGTCTCGAGAACGTAATCCTCCTATTGATTTAATGATTGGTCATGGCATTGTCCCCATATGTATAAGATTCCTGCAGAATTTCGACAA CCCACTTTTGCAATTTGAAGCTGCCTGGGCTCTTACCAATATTGCCTCCGGTACATCAGATCAAACACGTTGTGTCATTGAAAACAATGGTGTTCCACATTTCATTGCTTTGTTGCAATCGGAAAATATCAATTTGGCCGAACAAGCTGTATGGGCTTTAGGCAATATTGCTGGTGATGGTGCTGCTGCCCGTGACATTGTCATCCAGAATAAATGCATTGATGGTGTCCTTAGTATGATTGACCTTCGCAAAGATATTCCAATATCATTTTTACGCAACAACGTTTGGTTAATGTCAAATCTTTGTCGCAACAAAAATCCATCGCCACCATTTGAGGAAATTAAACGTTTGTTGCCTGTTCTGTCGCAATTATTGTGTGGTACGGATATACAAGTTTTGGCAGATGCCTGCTGGGCTTTATCCTACGTAACGGACgatgaaaataacaaaatacaagCTGTTGTTGACACAGGAGCTGTACCACGTTTGGTCGCCCTATTGGGTACCGATGAACCTGCCATTATTGTACCAGCATTGCGTAGTGTTGGTAATATTGTTACGGGCACCGATCAACAG ACTGATGCCGTAATTGCTGCTGGCGGTTTACCTAAGTTGGGTCTTTTATTGCAACACTCGAAGAATAACATTGTAAAGGAAGCCGCATGGACCATCAGTAATATTACAGCAGGAAATCAAAAGCAAATTCAAGCTGTTATCGATGCGG atATTTTTGCCCAAATACGTAAAGTTCTGGAGAAGGGTGATTTCAAATCACAAAAAGAAGCTGCCTGGGCTGTCACCAACACTACAACAAGTGGCACACCTGAACAGATAATCGATTTAATTGAgaaatatcaaatattaaaaccaTTCTGTGATTTGCTCGATGCCAAGGATCCACGTACCATCAAGGTGGTCTTGACAGGTTTATCGAATCTCTTTGCCCTCGCTGAGAAGCTGGGTGGCACTGAAAATCTCTGCCTTATGGTCGAAGAAATGGGTGGCCTAGATAAATTGGAACATTTACAACAGCATGAAAATGAAGAGGTCTACAAGAAGGCCTATGCCATCATAGATGCCTACTTTAGCAATGGTGATGGTGCTGAAGCTGAATTGGCACCCCAAGAAGTTAACGGTGCTCTTGAATTTAATGCAGCCCAATCGAAGGCACCTGAGGGCGGTTTTACTTTCTAA